In the Solanum pennellii chromosome 5, SPENNV200 genome, one interval contains:
- the LOC107019387 gene encoding uncharacterized protein LOC107019387 — MDRFPKFNMVVSAPPQLTMWHNDLDGDHRRTLNKYVGALTELINMDGWPELIEVLTGYWDSQKMVFRFGTAEITPTLEEIRDCIDTVGTGIERRARKQEDIFIPNKPSVENIADWLGLRKDFTYWCQDSHVMFRDLYVRFGHASFYAAYNREFKISYREWNEVRPLAFAVALLGTMVFPHGPNLSINTRVITLVHTLFKGYENQGTTKYYPIAPVILSDRYRALGKCKEGHRYFQGCNLLLQWWILSHLAKGAGTRELHTLDNKNTLKDLNDLLFWANMNNRRTRGRWAQIFSELREEDLQWMLDRFISKEVVVESRRCVVLPLPGIRGIRPYAPFRVLRQFGRKQTVPKEAYYGAYVYDIGDDRVHDASEMLREWKNAKRMGKETIALDRFNAGYDEGYKEWLKKDIQNISFQIPRSFRSVTDREAKAVAELQEMKEEANEVYAKFVENQDALERATRDVERLRQGYDEFDNWIQQKIERMRYESLEDKIQKDDDGAGSSGAG; from the coding sequence ATGGATCGTTTCCCAAAGTTCAATATGGTCGTCTCAGCGCCACCTCAGCTTACGATGTGGCACAACGATTTGGACGGGGATCATAGGCGGACCCTTAACAAGTATGTAGGTGCCTTAACCGAGCTGATCAACATGGATGGTTGGCCAGAACTAATCGAGGTGCTTACGGGGTACTGGGACAGTCAGAAAATGGTCTTCCGTTTCGGAACGGCCGAAATTACCCCGACGTTGGAAGAGATAAGGGATTGCATAGACACCGTGGGCACTGGTATAGAGAGAAGAGCCCGAAAACAAGAGGATATTTTCATCCCCAACAAACCTTCCGTAGAGAACATCGCGGATTGGTTGGGACTAAGAAAAGACTTCACTTATTGGTGTCAGGATTCCCACGTGATGTTCAGAGATCTCTATGTCAGATTCGGACACGCGAGTTTCTACGCCGCGTATAATCGAGAGTTTAAGATCTCGTATAGAGAGTGGAACGAGGTCCGCCCCCTAGCGTTTGCCGTGGCATTGCTGGGAACAATGGTCTTCCCGCACGGCCCGAATTTGAGCATCAACACCAGAGTCATAACGCTCGTCCACACGTTGTTCAAAGGATACGAAAATCAAGGAACAACAAAATACTACCCCATAGCCCCAGTCATATTATCCGACAGGTATCGGGCCTTGGGTAAGTGCAAAGAAGGACACCGATATTTCCAAGGGTGTAATCTGCTCCTCCAGTGGTGGATTCTCAGCCACTTGGCGAAAGGTGCTGGGACTCGGGAATTACACACCCTCGACAACAAGAACACTCTCAAGGACTTAAACGATTTACTATTCTGGGCAAATATGAACAATCGGAGAACAAGAGGGAGATGGGCCCAAATTTTCTCCGAATTAAGAGAAGAAGACCTCCAATGGATGCTCGACCGTTTTATATCCAAGGAAGTTGTCGTGGAGAGTCGCAGATGTGTCGTGCTCCCTCTACCAGGCATTCGGGGAATTCGCCCTTACGCGCCATTCCGAGTCTTGCGACAATTCGGAAGAAAACAGACCGTGCCCAAAGAAGCGTACTACGGAGCTTATGTGTATGACATTGGAGATGACAGAGTGCATGACGCTTCGGAAATGCTCAGGGAGTGGAAAAACGCCAAGCGCATGGGTAAAGAAACTATCGCACTGGACCGATTCAATGCTGGATATGACGAAGGTTACAAAGAGTGGCTGAAGAAGGACATACAAAATATCTCCTTTCAGATTCCGCGTAGCTTTCGCAGTGTGACGGACAGAGAGGCCAAAGCAGTGGCCGAACTGCAAGAGATGAAGGAAGAGGCCAATGAGGTCTATGCTAAGTTTGTAGAGAATCAGGACGCTCTTGAGAGGGCAACCCGAGACGTTGAAAGACTGAGGCAGGGGTATGATGAGTTTGACAACTGGATCCAGCAGAAAATCGAAAGGATGCGATACGAGAGTCTGGAAGACAAAATTCAGAAAGATGACGACGGAGCAGGATCATCCGGAGCAGGATAG